From Quercus robur chromosome 8, dhQueRobu3.1, whole genome shotgun sequence:
TCCTTTTGGTTCGtccatttcttttctaactCACCTCgtcacctttctttttttttttttttttttttttttttctagagatGGATGTAGGCAAGCAGTGGGCGATGGCGAGGAAGTTTGCTGCTATAGGGGGAGGCATCGGTGTTGGCCCCCAGGGCGGCCTTAAAAGTTgccctaaaaagaaaaaaaacaacactAAGGACGACAGTTCATCCAAAAAGGCGACAAGCCCATCTATTGGGGATCAGCAGCAAAAATCCCCCCCTCGTCATGGGGCTGGAAAGGGCTTGATGACAGGGAAAGGCCCTGTCGGCCCTGGCCCCGTCCAGAGGCTGGTCACCCACAAGGACTATGTCGTTGAAATGGTCAATTCGATCATCAAGGAGACGGATCTGGACGCATGTGGTGAGCAAACCTTAGAGGATTTGGGGGCTTCTGGTCTCTATGACTTGTCGAGGGTACGTATttgtcggttttttttttttttttttttttttttttaaaattttttttaaccgttaTTCTTTTATTTCAAGCGATAATGCGGATGAGGGCCCTTTAGGACAGGTGCGTGGCCAACGAGAGGGTGATCCGACGGTTCCGCAAACGCCAAGAAGTAGAGAATAAGGAGAGGGACCAGCACAAGGAGGCCGTTCGCACTCTTAATACAGAGTCGACGGCCAAGCTTGCCTAGTTGGAGAAGGAGACCTGTTGTCGTGAGGAGTTGGAGAAAACGACTACCAACGTAACAACGGAGTTGGTTGCCCTTTGCGAGTAAATGGACAAGGCCAAAGCTGACACGGTGGCGGCATTCCGGATCTTGTAGCCATTTTTTGACGAGTGTGGCATCTACTATGGCAATGGGTTTGAAGACTGTTTAAAACAAGTTGCAACCCTCTACTTGGATCAAGACTTGTCCTAGGTTGCCATAGACGATACCGTCCCATCGACTCCTGGGGGTACTGACGCCATCAACGATGAGACTGACGACTCTGTCCACATAGTTGAGGGGGAGGTGAAGGACCTTAATGCTGAGGTCATCGTCTAACCTGCTCTTGAAGGCCCGGTAGCTCCCATGGTCCCATCTGCTGTTGATGGCCCATCTACTGCGGATGGCTCGTCTATCGAGGATCTGTCTCTCTTCAATGCTCCcctgtcctttttttttttcctcttctttatttttataagtttatttgTAAGACAATGGTAGATGCCCCttcttttgggctttatgtAAAAACATTTACCCTGTTGGGTTTAAATCTACTACTTTTTATCCGTTGCTTATacttgttgttttatttttactgtGATGGTGGATATGCCCTCGTCATAAGGACTTAATCATGTTTGTGCCTTGGCTAGCCGTCGGTATTTTATTTCATCTATTTGTCCTTTGTCTATCTCGTAGGTAGGACTTTAGTAAAGATTTTAAGACTAGGTACCTGTCGGTATCCTCGGCAATACGTCCAACCCGTAGGTAGGACTTAGTAAAGTTTATGTGACCAGGTACCTGTCGGTATCCTTGGTTGCCCATCCACCTTGTAGGTAGGACTTAGTATAATTTTTGAGACCATGTACCCGTTGGTATCCTTGGTCGTTCGTCCACCTTGTAGGTATGACTCAGTAAATTTTATGTGACCAGGCACCCATCAGTATTTTTGGTCGTCCGTCCATCCCGTAGGTAGGACTTAGCAAAAATTTTTGGCGATTCTCTAAAGTGTATAGTAGGACAATGTTTTTGATAATCCTTTCAAGtcttattaataatagtatagcttaaaaaaaaaaacttaatatccTTAAAACTTCAACATCTTTCAATATCCAACtttaacataaataataaaagaaagtgaTAAAATAGGCTGCACTTGTctactactggtagtatttcctcaagtgcTCGATGTTCCATGAGTGATGGAGCCTTTGTTCGTCGAGGGTCTCTAGGTAGTAGGTCCCCTTTCTATGGTAGTCGATGATCTTGTAAGGTCCTTCCTAATTGGGGCCCAACTTGCCTTGTGCGGGGTCTCTAGTAGCCGTCATCACTTTCCTTAGAACCAGGTCTCTGACCTGAAAATGACGAGGCTTGACTTTAGTGTTGTAGTGTTTTGCCGTCACTCTAACTTCGTCAAGAAGGTCCAATTGTAGGCGCATCTccttttcattcctttcttcATTATGGTGGGATATCCGATAGTTGGCCAATCCAACTTCTGCCTGGATGACGGCTTCACTTTCGAACGCGAGTCTGAAAGGTGTCTCCCCTATAGGTGTACGAGCTGTCATATGATATGCCCACAGGACACCAGGTAATTCGTtcggccatataccctttgccccatCTAGCCAAGTCTTGATCATCTTGAGTAAGGATCGTTTTGTAACCTCAACTTGTCCGTTGGCCTGAGGGTGATCGAgagaggagtagtggttcttgatcCGTAATTGTTGGCAAAAATATCTGAACCTGTCATTGTCGAATTTCTTTCCATTGTTAGAGACGAAGACCCTGGGGATCCCGAAGCAGCAAATGATACTTTTCTAGACGAAGCTTCAGACATTTTTCTTTGCGATAGTGGCCAATGGTTTTGCCtcgacccatttggtgaagtagttgAGCCCTACAACAAGGAACTTGAGCTGCCGTATCGCCATAGGGAAGGGTCCTACTATGTCCAACCCCCACTGGGTGAATAGCTAGGGGGCACTCATTGGTGTAAGTTCCTTTAATGGCTGttgtatgatgtttttgaaGCATTGGCACTTATCACACGCTTTCACATAGGACTGGGTGTCCTTTTGCATAGTGGGCTAATAGTATCCTGCTTGTATTAGCTTGTGAACTAGCGAGTGTGCCCCCAAGTGGTTCCCACATACTCTTTTATGGACTTATTTCATGACATAGTTTGCCTCTGCAGGGGCTAGGCACCTCTGATATGGACGAGATAAGCTCCTCTTGTAAAGGACATCTCTGATTAGTACGAAACGTGATGACTATACCTTTAACCTACGGGAAGTATTGTGGTCTTTTGGGAGCATCCCATTCCTGAGATAGGATACGATTGGCATCGTCTAGTCGGATCCCATGGGGATCATTTGTACCTCTACCTTGTCAATGGTAAGAGAATATTGGACAAATGATAGTACCTGATTAGTGACGACCATCCACTCTGCAGATGTAGCTTTGGCCAAACGATCCGCCTGTTCGTTTTCCTCCCTTAGGATATGCACACACTTGGCCGAGAGCCCCTCGTTCACCTTTCCTTTGATTATGCTCAGATATTCCCTCATCCGTTCCCCTTTGGTCCCGTAATCACCGTTGATGTGCCTAACAACAACTTGCGAATCGCAGTGTATGACTACTGACATGATTCCTGTTGCTTTAGCCAGGTCGAGGCCCGAGAGGACCGCTTCATATTCCACTTCATTGTTGGTCGTTGGGAATTAGAGGCGGATTGCACACTTTATTGTATCTTCTTTTGGCGACCGTAGCTAGACCTTAGCTCCTCCGAACTGTTGGTTGGACGAATTGTCTATCCATATCATCCATGTCGCTGGCCTcttctcttcatcttctttcGCTGTGAACTCGACAATGAAATCAGCTAAAGCCTGTGCCTTGATCTTGGTTTTGGGTCGACATTGGATTTCAAGCTCGCCGAGTTCTATTGCCTATAGAACTAGTCACCCTGTGGCCTCTGGGTTGTTCATTGCTTTCCGTAGCAGCTTGTCCATTTGGACCACTATGGTGTGCGCTTGGAAGTACGGTCTGAGTTTTTAGGCAGTTGTCATCAGTGCGAAGGCCAGCTTCTCCATTGGGGGATATCTTCCTTTAGCTCCCTGTAATGCTGGGCTAGTGTAGTAGACGGGTAACTGTACATGGTCTTCCTCTCGGATAAGAGTAGAGTTGACGACTGTTGGTTACACAACTAAGTAAAAGGGAAAGCTCTTCGCCAAGTTTGGATAGACTGAGTAATGGTGGGGACGCAAGGTACACCTTCAATTCCTCAAAAGCCTTCTGGCATTCGTTTGTCCATTTGAAAGCCTTCTTTAGTGTCTTGAAGAAGGGTAGACACTTATCCGTTGCCCTGAAGACGAACTTGTTGAGGGCCTCCACCCTACCATTCAGGCTTTGCACCACCTTAATGTTCTTTGGAGGCGTCATCTCCAATATGGTTCAAACTTTTTCGGGATTGACTTCCACACCGCACTGTGATACCATAaagcccaagaattttcctgacGCTACATCGAACACATATTTACTGGGATTAAGCTTCATGTCGTAGAGGCGAAGGGTTTTGAACGTTTCTTGAAGGTCATCTAGGTGGCTAATTTCCTTTGCGCTATTTACAAGTATGTTGTCTACGTACACTTCGATGTTCTGCCCAATCTGCTAGgtgaacatcttgttcatgagcctttggtatgttgctcCTATGTTCTTTAGTCCAAATGGCAtgactttgtaacagaagagtccttggCTCGTGATAAATAAGGTTTTCTCCTGGTCCGCTTAATCCAATCTGATTTGGTTGTACCCAGAAAAGGTGTCCATGAAACTCAACAGTTGGTGACCGGCCGTAGAGTCTACGAGGAGGTCAATGCATGAGAgtgggtagctatccttggggcaggccttgttcAGGTCGGTGAAATATACACATattctccacttgccatttGCTTTTTTGATCAAGACTACGTTGGCCAACCATTtagggtagtagacttccctgatgaaaaTATGCCTCTAATAGGATGCATACCTCTTTGGCTATAGCTTTGTCCCTTTCTTGGGCAAAGACTCTCTTCCTCTGTTGGAACAGAGGGAAGGACGGGCATATGTTGAGCTTGTGGACTATGATATTCAGACTAATCCCCGACATGTCCTCATGGCTCCAAGTGAAGACGTCCTGATTGTTCTTTAGGAAGAGGGCAAGCTCTTTGCGGACTGAAGGATCAGCTTGCATACCGATACGAGTGATTCGGCCTGGGATGTTATCGTCTAAGGAGATCTCTTCTAGGTCTTCCATTGGCTCTACTGTAacccttttttatttgatgtttaAAGCCTGCAAGTGATCATCCATCTCCAGCATGGCGATGTAGCATTTGTAGGCGGCTATCTGGTCCCCTCGTGTTTCTCTTGTCCCATACTTTGTCGGGAACTTTACTAGCAGGTGGTATGTGGATGTGGTTGCTCTCCATGCATTAAGTGTAGGTCGACCAATGATGGCGTTGTAGGCAGAGGAGCAATCGACAACTAGGAAATTGACTTCCTTAGTGAACTGCTAAGGGTATGTCCTAATAGTTATTAGTAAGGTGATGGTTCTCACGGGGAAGACCTTGGTGCCACCGAATCCTACTAATGGTGTGTTTGAGGGTAGGAGACgctctttgtcaaccctcatctATTGGAATGCAGGGTAGTAGATGATGTTTGTTGAGCTCCCATTGTTTACTAGCACTCGTCGGGTATTGAAGTCCGTAATTGACAAGCTAAGGGCATCGTTATAAGAGCATCCTTTTCTGTGAAGTTGATGGATGGGTTGTCGACCCTGGTCGCTTTAGGTGGCCGTTAAAAAATCTGGATGCTCTGCACCATTTATAAGTACGTCTTCCTTGCCTTTTTGGAGGATCTCGCTATTCGTGTTCCCTCCTATAATCACCCATATCTCTCCAAGTGGGGGTTGGGTCTTTTTTCGGCTCGCCAGTTTGGTTTGGGTTCCCTTAGCGGGTTCTCTCTACCCCTGACGAACTGCTGTAACTTCCCTTTCTTGATGAGGGTTTCAATTTGCTGCTTTAGGTCATAGCACTCGGAAGTGTTGTGCCCATGGTCCCGTGAAAATGGCAGTACTTGTTTCTGGGCCTTTTGTTTGGGTCACCTTTCAATTTATCCGGCTAAGTCAGTGTCGTGTCGTCCCTTATCTGCATGAGGACTTGATCCAGTGTGGTATTCAGAGGAGTGAAGTTCACCACCGTCCTCCCTGGCAGAGGTTTTGATTTCCTGTTGTCCCTTCAGTTGCTTGTTTGGGCTAACTTTCTTCCTTTGTCTAGACGAGGATCGTTTTgcctttctctcttccttggtTTGCCTCCCTGGGCAATCATTGCGTCTTCAGTATTCATGTATTTCATGGCCTTGTACAGCGTGTTGGCCACCATATTCGGGTCGTTCTTGTAGATAGAGCAAAGGAAATCTCCAAATTGCAACTCGTTGGTGAATGCAGTGACGAGAATTTTGTTGTCGGCTTCGTCAATTAAGAGGGTCTCCTTGTTGAAGCGGGTCACATATGACTTGAGACTCTCATCTTCCCTTTGCTTAATGTGGAGTAGGCTTGCTGAGGATCTTTTGTACCTCTACCCCCTAATAAAGTGGGTGATAAAGTGTCCACTCAATTCTTTGAAGGTGGAGACTTTGTTGGGGGTAAGTTTGGTGAACCATACTTTTGCCAGTCCCTTGAGTGTAGTGGGGAACGGTCTGTACATAATCTCATTTAGGACCCCTTGTAGATGCTTGAGGGTCTTGAATGACTTTAGATGGTCGAGCGGGTCCTTTGACCCATTGTACGTTTTCACCTGTGGCATGCGAAACTTTGCAGGGCAGGGGAAGGAAGTCACCTAGGCTGTGAAAGGGGAGTTTGTTTGCTGGACTAACTCATCCAAATTGGTGGATACCCATTGTGAGAGACCGCACTCCTTGAggggtgctctcaaaaaagagatttgggatGCTTAAGGCATCTCTCTTTTGGGTAATTGcgtggagttgccacttattttttatacaaaaaaataagaaaaaataaaatacaattacatgtCCGAAAATTCCTCGAATGTTATTAATTGATTATGGAAATACAATTACATCATGGTAGAATAACTTTACAAGGCTTTGATCCTAATTCAATCTatgtaaaaattacaaagcTTTGATCCTAGTAACAAtctaccaaaaacaaaagacaaaacattCGGGGGCTAGGTTATGGAATGGAAAGGTATTAGACACTCATTCCGCCCAGACAGAGTTTGGTCTTTTAGACTCTAATGACCATTATATACGCTTTTTGTATGACATTGAATGGTATGTTGT
This genomic window contains:
- the LOC126696284 gene encoding uncharacterized protein LOC126696284 — encoded protein: MSVVIHCDSQVVVRHINGDYGTKGERMREYLSIIKGKVNEGLSAKCVHILREENEQADRLAKATSAEWMVVTNQNHYSSLDHPQANGQVEVTKRSLLKMIKTWLDGAKGIWPNELPGVLWAYHMTARTPIGETPFRLAFESEAVIQAEVGLANYRISHHNEERNEKEMRLQLDLLDEVRVTAKHYNTKVKPRHFQVRDLVLRKVMTATRDPAQGKLGPN